The window GGGTTCTCAGAGACGAGGGGCACCAGGTCACGCTCGTCGAACTGGACCGCGACCGGGTGGAACGCGCCCGCGAGGCCGGCTTCGAGGTGGTCCACGGCGACGGGTCGCTGGAGGACGTCCTCTCGGAGGCGGGCATCGAGGACGCCGACGGCCTGGGGGCGCTCACGAGCGACCTGAACGTGAACTTCGCGGCGTGTTCGATCGCCAAACACCACCGGACGTGGACGGTGCTCCGCGTCGACGAGGACTACCGAGAGGAGGTCTACGAGAAGTACGCCGACGAGGTCGACGAGGTGGTCTACCCCGAGCGGCTGGGCGCGATCGGCGCGAAGAACGCGCTCCTCGGCGGTTCGATCCACGCCATCGCCGACGTCGCCCAGCACCTCCAGGTGGTCCTGATGACCGTCACCGAGCAGTCGCCGATGCGCGGCTACACCATCGAGGAGGTGGCGCTCCCGGCGAACTCCCGGATCGTCGCGTTCGGGAAGGCCGACGAGCCGATGGGGCTGCCGCTGTCGGACGACTCCCTCGAGGTCGGGGACCGACTCGCCGTCCTCGCCGACTTCGACGTCCTCGAGGAGGTCAGACAGCTCATCGTCGGCGAGACGCTCGCTCCCGAACCGGAGGGAGGTGCGGCCTGATGGTCACCGCCTACGTGATGGTGAAGGCCTCGACCGGCGACGTCGACCGGCTGAAATCGGAGATGGAGGCCGTCGACGGCGGCGTCGAGTCCATCAGCGTCGTCGCGGGCGACATCGACTACATCGTGAAGGTCCGCGTCGACACTCCGGGCGACGTCAAGGACATCGCCACGGCGATCCACGAGATGGCCGGCATCGAGAACACCCAGACGTACATCGCGATGGACTGAGACCGGGTACTCTCACTTCGCACCGCCGAGTGCAACCTCCTTTACGGCGTTCGGCGGGGAGAGACGAGGGTAATCGGTATGAGACGGTCGACGATCGCTTTCGTCCCGGCGCGGCGCGCGGCCGGCGACGTTTTCAAAGCGGCGTCCCGCCCCGACTGCCGCCCGCGGCGTCGGCCGCCTGCTGGATGAGATCCGTCACCGGTTCGGTGTACTCGTACCCGGGGATGACGCCCTCGACGTACGTCCCCTCGACGTACTCGACGACCGCGACCGCGTCGTCGGCGGCGCGTTTCGCGTCGAGGTCGGACAGTTCCACGCGAACGACCGCCTCCTCTCCCGTCCGTTCGACCTCGACGCCGACGTCGTCGCTCCCGCGGAGCACGCCGTCGACGTCTTCCACTCGGAGCGCGAACGTGTCGAACCAGCCGTCCTCGACGACGGGCGCGACCCGATCGGCCGTGACCGCGTCGAGCATCGGGACGCGGACGGCGACAGAGAACGTCGCGTACCCGTCCGCCGAGCCGACCTCGACGTCCGCGTCGAACACCGTCGTCGCGACCGCGTAGCGGTCGTCGTCTCTCGGTTCGAGCGATTCGTGGCTGTCGGCGGCGCGCCGGGCGCGCTCGACGGCGTCACTCCCGCTCATCTGGACTCACTCATTGGGGAACGGAGGGGCCACGGCGACAAAAACGTCTCGCGTGACGGAGGACCGACCGCGGATTTTCCGGAAACTTCTGACCGGGTACGGCACGTTTAAGTACATTCCACCCATTCGCTCAAGTGACGCTTCGTCTGGAGGGCCGAAGCGTCAGCGGGGACCAATTCAGGGCGGCAGCGGCCGTCCGGGCCGTTCCCGGACGGCTGCTTCCTTTTCCGCGACCCGACGACGATGAGCCGCGCGGCCGTCGCTTCCGTTCTCCCGCGTGAGACGAGGGGGATCGCCGCGCCGCCACTCCGTGCGATTCAAGTACTCACCCGGCCAGTTACCCCGTATGCAGGACCAAGGACGTTCCAAGCGGAAGCGCACCGGCGGTCGACGCCGGCGCTCGCACAAGAAGACCCGCCACCAGCTCGGCCGACAGCCCGCCGAGACCACCGTCGGCGAACCCCGGTTCCAGGTCATCGACTCCCGCGGCAACAACGAGAAGGTGCGCGCGCTCTCGGCGAACACCGCGCAGGTTGCCACCGACGGCGAGGTCGCCGAGGCGACGATCGAGAACGTGGTCGAAAACCCGGCGAACGTCAACTACGTCCGCCGGAACATCATCACGAAGGGCGCGGTCATCGAGACGTCGGAGGGGCGCGCCCGCGTGACGTCCCGCCCCGGCCAGACCGGTCAGGTCAACGCCGTCCTCGTCGACGACGAGTAACTCGTTCTCTCTCGATCTCGACTCACGGCGTCGGCGCGGCCTTCTGCAACGCCGTCTCCGCGATGTTCCCGCCGTAGTCGGCGCTCCGCGACACCGAATCGACGATGAGTCCGAGGAGCTGCGCGCGTGCGGGGTCAAGATCACGAAGCAGTTCGTCGATCTTCCGCGCGCGTTCGTCGATCACCTGGACGGACTCGCGGGCCTCGTTCGCCAGCCGGGTGGCCTCGTCGCTGTCGTCCGCGAGCAGCGCGTCCATCCCGTCGTCGATGATCGTCCGGGCCTCCTCGTGCAGTTCCGCGAGCGCGTCGACGACCTCCTCGGG is drawn from Halobellus limi and contains these coding sequences:
- a CDS encoding potassium channel family protein, translating into MRFVIIGAGRVGLRTARVLRDEGHQVTLVELDRDRVERAREAGFEVVHGDGSLEDVLSEAGIEDADGLGALTSDLNVNFAACSIAKHHRTWTVLRVDEDYREEVYEKYADEVDEVVYPERLGAIGAKNALLGGSIHAIADVAQHLQVVLMTVTEQSPMRGYTIEEVALPANSRIVAFGKADEPMGLPLSDDSLEVGDRLAVLADFDVLEEVRQLIVGETLAPEPEGGAA
- a CDS encoding Lrp/AsnC ligand binding domain-containing protein → MVTAYVMVKASTGDVDRLKSEMEAVDGGVESISVVAGDIDYIVKVRVDTPGDVKDIATAIHEMAGIENTQTYIAMD
- a CDS encoding DUF5813 family protein, which produces MSGSDAVERARRAADSHESLEPRDDDRYAVATTVFDADVEVGSADGYATFSVAVRVPMLDAVTADRVAPVVEDGWFDTFALRVEDVDGVLRGSDDVGVEVERTGEEAVVRVELSDLDAKRAADDAVAVVEYVEGTYVEGVIPGYEYTEPVTDLIQQAADAAGGSRGGTPL
- a CDS encoding 30S ribosomal protein S8e, whose translation is MQDQGRSKRKRTGGRRRRSHKKTRHQLGRQPAETTVGEPRFQVIDSRGNNEKVRALSANTAQVATDGEVAEATIENVVENPANVNYVRRNIITKGAVIETSEGRARVTSRPGQTGQVNAVLVDDE